Proteins from a single region of Oncorhynchus keta strain PuntledgeMale-10-30-2019 chromosome 20, Oket_V2, whole genome shotgun sequence:
- the LOC118399480 gene encoding stathmin-like, whose protein sequence is MASSCGDILVKEIDKRASGQAFEVILGAPAPDAKGEFPLSPPKKKDLSLEEIQRKLEAAEERRKSHEAEVLKHLAEKREHEKEVQRKAMEENNNFSKIAEEKLNQKMEANKENKEALQAAMSEKFKEKDKKLEEVRAKKETKEGGAETSEN, encoded by the exons ATGGCCTCTTCCTGCGGAG ATATTCTGGTTAAGGAGATTGACAAACGTGCGTCTGGCCAGGCGTTCGAGGTGATCCTAGGAGCTCCAGCTCCAGACGCCAAGGGAGagttccccctttctccccccaaGAAGAAGGACCTGTCCCTGGAGGAGATCCAGAGGAAACTAGAGGctgcagaagagaggaggaag TCCCATGAAGCGGAGGTTCTGAAACACCTCGCTGAGAAGCGGGAGCATGAGAAGGAGGTGCAAAGGAAAGCCATGGAGGAGAACAACAACTTCAGCAAGATAGCGGAGGAGAAGCTTAACCAGAAGATGGAGGCTAACAAAGAAAACAAGGAGGCCCTTCAGGCAGCCATGAGTGAGAAGTTCAAGGAGAAG GACAAGAAACTGGAAGAGGTGCGTGCTAAGAAGGAAACCAAAGAGGGCGGTGCCGAGACATCAGAAAACTGA